A genomic window from Silene latifolia isolate original U9 population chromosome Y, ASM4854445v1, whole genome shotgun sequence includes:
- the LOC141632509 gene encoding uncharacterized protein LOC141632509, whose amino-acid sequence MTDQPMGYYHRPDHNRSYSEINYGVLAPNTFELRHHTISFIQQDIIHILKSEDAHEHLVLFKEKAGMIKYDGITEEQILLMLFPLSLKDNARKWLNSHEPGTFTTWESLSKAFINKFYPPSKTARIRHDIQTFKQKHLETLSEGWEIFRDLLTSCPHKESPSG is encoded by the coding sequence ATGACGGACCAACCAATGGGTTACTACCATAGACCGGATCATAATCGATCTTACTCGGAAATTAATTATGGAGTTCTTGCTCCTAATACTTTTGAGCTCCGCCATCATACAATATCCTTTATTCAACAAGATATTATTCATATCTTGAAGAGTGAAGATGCTCATGAACATCTTGTCTTATTCAAGGAAAAAGCGGGTATGATCAAGTATGATGGCATCACGGAAGAGCAAATTCTTCTTATGCTCTTTCCTCTTTCATTGAAGGATAATGCTAGAAAATGGTTGAATTCACATGAACCGGGtactttcactacttgggaaAGCTTGTCAAAGGCTTTTATCAACAAATTTTACCCTCCTTCAAAAACCGCTAGAATAAGACATGATATCCAAACTTTCAAGCAAAAGCATCTTGAAACCTTAAGTGAAGGATGGGAAATATTTAGAGATCTTCTTACCTCTTGCCCACATAAGGAATCCCCAAGTGGATGA